The Rosa rugosa chromosome 3, drRosRugo1.1, whole genome shotgun sequence sequence AAGAAGAAGACGATCTGGTCGTTCTTGGACGGATGTCGATGCAAGAGAGATAACGACAGGAGAGTAACGCCGTTAAGGAAAAACAAGAACCCTAACAATGGGGTTTTTGAATTAATTCCTCGAACTAGAGAAAATTAAAAGTAGAAAATAGGAGACAAAGTCCTctcggatctttgctctgataccaagtcaaataagacacgattgagagaatgaatttttttaCTGATATGCATTACACCCATTatgtggtgtatataaacagattacaatcgtactacaacgtacaacaactattgtgtactactgtactacacaacatatacaaggtaagtagttacaacaatatattcccttATTAGTCTCTTCCTAATAGGGAACTATGACTCACACTAACACCACCGTCGTACGGTACTCTAGTCTGTTAGATGGCCAGGCTTATGTTTATGTGGaattgatgagaaaaagaagagagaagaagagaaccTAATCAGATGTATTTTGaagatatatatttttgatTTCAATCAGAGAATAATGTCATGTTATGAAAATTTCGATAGTTCCAAAAAATTTTAACCCCCGCCCAATATATATTTGGTTGGAACACCAACTTTTGCTCCTCCCCATTATGGTCCAAGTCCAAGAGGCTCCCAATTCCTACATCCATGATGACAACGTTAGAATGTAAGCCAAAAAATCATTGATATGTTTTCAAAGTAGTGTTCGACCTACAAACTTTATTAAGACATTAGAGCTGGAGATTCTAACCAATTAACGTTTGACATGTGATTCTAATTATGTTTCTAACCAATTAAACTATATAGAGAGCGTTTGACATGTGATTCTAATTATATGTATCATGCAGTTCAATGGCACAATAGAAATTCTTACATGTCCGTTATACTTGATGGTACAAAATTAAAGCTTTCTTCAGTGGAAAATCAATAATCTCAACCCTAGAAGTGTAGCTAGTTAGATCCCGTGCATCAATCTGCAATAACGTTTttagaaaggttatcaacttgtGCACGCAAGTCATGCCCCCACCACATATGCCTATTGATCACTATAAACTTGAAAGAAATTCATCAAGTTTTTGAGATAAAAAAGAGGGGGGTTTTTCGGGTAACATAATTTGATATGACTGtgctagcaaaaaaaaaataagttgcaACTTTCAACTCGAATGCTCAATTCCATGAAAACTGTTTACAAAAACTCAAGAAAATAGTTTGCAGTAGTCagatatttcaaaacaaaaactataTTATTAGTGCTTTTTCGTCACATCATTCAATGTTTGTTGCTATCAAATTGACGGAAAAGCCACAAGTCGGGGTAAAGCACCAAATGCCAATGTCTCATTAGGGCATTTTATCAAAGTTAGAGgcaaatatttaaaaattaatgGAGAGAAATGTGATTAATTAACTCCTGAAATATTATGTGGATAAATTTTTCAAAACAAATTGATTAGATAACTGATACAAAATAAATAGTTAGTATGTACAATATGACAATGTATCGATAATTTTTCAAAACTAATTGATTAGATAACTGATACAAAAGAAATAGTTAATATGTACAATATGACAATATATCGATGTATCGAACAAAACTCTAACCCTCAATTCGGGGCTAATGAAGAATGAATGATATCAACAAACACAGAACATGTCGTAGCATCAAGAGAACCAAAAGAGACGAGAATTGGAACATACATGGTGCTCTTTTAACTCATGAAGCAGGCCGCCAATAAAGGAAAATTCCTCAATGCTCTAAAGTATTAATACTCCCCACAGGCTCAAAACATCACCACAAGATTTGCTTGACAGCTAAAAAGTATAACCGATTGGATTTTTCATGAGAGATGCGATCAAGGTAGATTCTCCAAGCCGATAATGTTCGCGTTttgaaaaatttatatatatgcaCAGCCGTACCAAACTGCCCTCCACAAGATGGATCCAAGTCCTAAAAAGACTTTCGGGTCATCAAAACCCGAAGCCCAGTTAGTAGGCCCAAATGAGAACCCGAAGGGTTGTAAACCCACCCTGAGCGGTTTTAGTTCCACTCCATTCGCCCGCCGAGCAGGAGCAGAAACTGAAGCAGAAGCAGagatggggaagaagaaaagcaaagATGGGAGCCATCCCAGAACCGAAACCGAGCACTGTACCTCCACCGTCTTCGTCTCCAATTTGCCCTACTCTTTCACCAATTCCCAGGTACTCTCATTCTTTTTCAAATCCCCGATTTTGTAATTTTCCCCTCAAAAAACTAACCTAGATCAAGACCTAATCATCCAAATTTAGCTCAATACTTGTATTACTATCTGttcaaggattttttttttttttttttttttttttgtgtatgtGTAATTTGGCTGTGCTGTTTTATTTATGCAAAGTATTGTTTGTATTGTGAAAATCAGCTGGAGGAGACGTTCAGTGAAGTCGGACCGATCAGGCGGTGCTTTATGGTCACAAAAAAGGGTGAGCTAAAATTGTGCGAGAGAGTAATTTGCATTTTGGATTGTAGTACCAACTATTAGAAGTTTCAGTCAGAGACTGTTTCCTATATGCCTTTTTTGCATTGTTTGCAGGGTCGACGGAGCACCGTGGTTTTGGCTTTGTTCAATTGTAAGTTCAAGTTCATTAGTATTCCTGCAGCATGTATCGTCTTATAATGATAGGTTCATTGGGTTTGGACATTCGTTTACTACATGAACTTTAGAGGTTTCGagaatttgaaatattatttttaatttgtgTTTTGTATCTGTTTGTAGTGCTGTCACAACCGATGCTGATCGCTCCGTTGAGCTGAAGAATGGTGTGTCTGTTGGAGGTCGAAAGATTGCTGTTAAGCATGCCATGCACCGTGCACCTTTTGAACAACGAAGATCAAAGAAAGATCAAGGTTGGTAGTAGTAGTACTACTCATCTTAGTATGGATCTAAGGCACACCTATAATTTCACTTCTTAGCTGAAGGACACTTGTGATATTTTGTTTCAAATTAAATACAAAGAgggaaaggagaagagaaaatgATAAGAAGATGGTAGAGGTAGGGTGACGGGAATAAAATACACAGAACGGCTTATAAAATTAAAACAGAAAAAGCCTTTTAAGTAGTTTCGTCAGCACTATTGACACTCTTGTTTAGCTTCTAGGATTTGACATTGTGagtccatataatttacaaaatacTCAACTTGGAATGCCGGAAGCTAAGTGCTAAATGTATTACTGATGATTAGGGTTTAGCACTATTGACACACTTGTTTAGCTTCTAGGATTTGACATTGTGagtccatataatttacaaaatacTCAGCTTGGAATCCCGGAAGCTAAGTGCTGAAAGTATTTCTGAAGATTATGTATTCTCCTTTTTCCCTTTCTTCATATATATACCCTCTTTTCCAATAAACAAGTCAATTGAATAAAGTTATCAAACTGTCCTCACTGATCTCAATTCTGCCATAAATGTTTTGTTTATCTTACGTTTTTAGGTTCTGAATTGGATGAAACTATGAATTCAAAAAATGGCAAGGATGGAGACAATCCTAAAGAGGGAAATGGTGCTTCAAACTTGGATACAAGAGGTGGTGAatcttattatatatatttatgttacTGTTTgtttttatgcatttttttctttggttgtGATAGTTTTCATACTCTATTCCACTATCCTTTCTTTAACTGGAACATTAAGGATAAAATGTTAATACTGGTCCTAAAGTTCTCAATTCAATTTCTGCAATATTGGTTTTCTTATCTAACTATGTTTTGTTTGTAGAGATCAAATTGGATAAGACCATGAAGTCAAAGAATGATAAGGATGCTGGCAatttaaaaaaggaaaaggatgcTTCAAAGTTGGAGGAAAAAGGTCACTATTCTTAGTATATAAATCTTGTTATTGTGGTTTCATACTCATCATACTTAACCATTTGAATTTTTTTGCTTTGGAATAAAATGCAGAAAAAACTGTGAAATCCAGAAAACCAGTAGCACCATGTAAAGATGTAGTGGCAAAAGTGGGAGGTTCTGAAAAGCAGAGGTATAGAATATTCCCTTGCATCTCAAGGAAAATATAGTTTTCATTCCCAatgtaattctttttatttctttttccccaaGTGAGTCAGTTGGTTCAGTCTCACATTTATTAGAGCCTTGTTGGTTCATATAGTCATTAAGTTCATGCATTACAGCTTTCAATTTACCATGAATTCTATCCGCTCTGTAGAAGTGTGTTAACAGATGGTGTTGATGTCAAGTTTAAACTTAGACTGGACATAGGAATCTGATGTTGATAGATTTTTATTGAATATATAGATAAAAGCTTAGGAAATATTATTGGGCTTAGTCAGCTCAATTCAGGGCCTTCAACGTTCATTCTATGTACTCTTGAGATAGCATGTGAGACCACAGGGCAATCTTGCGGCTCATTGCCTTGCAAGATTTTCCCTTTCATTAGGGTTACATATTTCTGGTTATCAGATGCAGGAGATATTATCCAGGACTCCTGTTTGAAGATTGTTATCCTTCTTGATTCTTAATGAAAATCTTTTGTCGTATCtcatccaaaaagaaaaaggagaaaaagaaggaaggaaaaaaatggaaatgtagGGTTACAAGCATGATTAATGCAGTTCTCCATCTTTGATTTAGTTTTTTCGAAGTTTGCAAATCTTTGGCCATATGCACTAAATCAATTTCAGAAGAGTGAATTTTGAGGCCTCTGAATATGAAGGAGAGTCTTCTAAGTTCTAAGACTTTTCTTTTTTGACGTCAAGTATAATTACCTAGTATAAAAGGTAGCTATATGTTTTCTTAGTTTTGTGTTCCAATTCACATGTCATTTGTAGGTAACAGGGTTATCCAGTAATTTgattgaaaaacaaaagaaaataaaaaccatCTCTTGTGCTATCATAAAATTTTTCGTGTCAATGAATTTTACTTTATTAAGTTCCTGGTCCTCAGCTTAATATTTGGGCTCTCAATTTGATCTGAATAATGATTTTTGTTCTCTACTCAATCTGTGTTATATCGTAAACGTTTGAGATCCTATGATAATTAATATCTTCATCTGGTATTCTGATATCTTCAGTTTCTTATTGTTATGAAGGGTTGCTAGGACTGTTATATTTGGTGGCCTTCTCAATGCTGGTATGGCGGAAGATGTTCATCGCCAAGCTAGGGAGGTTGGCGATGTGTGTTCTATAACTTATCCTTTTCCCAGAGAAGAGCTTCAACAACATGGTAAGGGTTTCACGCCCTCAGGAGGCCGTTTTTAACCTTTTCCAAGTGATGGGAGTGATTTATTTAATATATTGAGTTGAAATTGCGTTTAAGTACCTAACATTCAAAATATATACAATTCTGATGACTTCATTGAGATATTTTCTATCCTTGACATTATTCATTCTGTTATCAAGATATTTGTCATCCTTGACACAATAATTGCGACCCCATTATTATTGCATAGCACTCGATACTTTTGACTTTTGTAGTCATAGTTAGGTAACTGCTTTCTTAGTTGGAATCAATTGTTACTAGACAGATTTGAATCATTTTCTGCCCTCATttgaagtatttttttttttaaatttacacAATTTGGGATGTTGAGTTGACCATAATCTCTGGTGACTGTTCAGGTCTTGTACAAGATGGATGCAAAATGGATGCCTCAGCTGTACTTTACAACAGTGTTAAATCAGCTCATGCTTCTGTTGCAATGTTACACCAAAAGGAGATAAAAGGAGGAATTGTTTGGGCCCGTCAGCTGGGTGGGGAGGTAAATGACATTTCAATTGCTTCAATCACATTTCTTATATGGACAAATACAAGTAATtcagttgttttgttttttaatgtgGAATTTATTGTTACCGGATCAAGTTGATGCTATTTGTCCTTGCTGAAGTAGGATAGATAATAGAATAATGAGGCAAGGATGTTATAGATTTTGTTATTAGGAATGCTTCCAAccataaaaataaatttattggAAATGCAggatttatttttttagagGAAGTGCAGGTTAGGAACAAAAGAAGTGTTTAATGGCAATGCAGTAACCATTAGAGATAAAAATAGGAGACCAGCTTTCAGCATTTGAGTTTTCTGTGATAGGTAACCATGCCTGACTGGCATGCAGATTTTAGCGTATCCATTTTTTTGTTTCATGTTATGGTGTGGCGGTGGTGTTGTATTCATgttatggtggtggtggtttatTGTTATTCAATCTACAACGGGAAGTCTTAACAGTTTGATTGTGTTTTTGGGCCAGGGTTCCAAGACTCGGAAGTGGAAGCTCATTGTCAGAAATCTTCCTTTCAAGGTCTTTTACTAATTGTGTGTCATATACAATTTTCTTCATTGTGAGAAGTGTTATCTGAACTAGTTTGCCAACACAAATGCAGGCCAAAGTCAGTGATATCAAAGATATGTTTTCATCTGCCGGATTTGTCTGGGAGGTTTATATACCACAGAATTCTGATACAGGGTATTGTACTATCATCCTGTACTGTTTTTCATACTTTTTGAAATATCACTTTctgtttttcttcatttcttttttattgttgGCAGGATGTCTAAAGGATTTGCATTCGTCAAATTCACACACAGACAAGATGCGGAAAATGTAAATTTGTGATTCATGCTTAGTTTTAGAGTAGAGTTCGTGTTGATTTACATGCATTAactcttttcctttttatttaggCAATAAAAAAGTTCAATGGACAAAAACTTCTTAAAAGACCAATAGCTGTGGACTGGGCTGTTCCTAAGCAGATATATGGTAGTGGCAATGACACCCTTGCTTCAGAAGATGGTAGTATACTGTAACTCCATTCTCATCTAGCGCGCTTTTGTCATTGCTGTTTCTTTTTGAACCTTGCATGAATAATGACTAGTCCATGGGCATTTCGTGCTTGGTTAAAGAATTGGTGATGATATGATTTTTATATCAACTGTGGTCATTGTTTTTCATATTCTAGAAGTACATGCAAGCTTTCAAGTAAATAGTCATGATCAAGGTTTACATCGGCCAATGTTCTGTTGTTTGGATGAGTCCGCCTGTATATATCTTCCCCGTATATAACTCAAATATGACCAAAATATGGGAGATATCTGGATTTGTTGGCCCAATCTCCAAAAAcatgtaggaaaaaaaaaaatctggtgaTATAGAAAAGGAAGATTAAAAAGAAGATCTAGAATCAACCTCTTACCATGCCCTTCTCTCTGAGTTCTTCTAAAATCTGAATATCTGATAGAGATGTTTTTCTTCTTATGTCGATGAAAGAGGGACTGGGGGAATGCCTAGTCTGATTTGTGAAGACGGCTGGCTgtctctatgtttttttttttttggtgaaataaAGGCATAGGCTATGACTATTTAGACTTCTAATTATTTTCTGTTTAGCCATGAACCTTCAGTTGATACTCCCGCCCCCTTTTGGTTTTCTTAATGGGTTATAGTTTATCTCTAATTATTTAGTGAAGTAAttttagttttgaatttctAAATATAAATGGAGTTTTCATCTACCTTTTGTACCCCAAGATGGAACGTGTATGGAAAAATCTTCCTTTAAAGTATGTACTGACATATCCTTGATATCAACATATCTGTTGATATATCAATTTGAGCGCTGATATATTTGTCACTGCTGATATTTTGAACATTGATTATGGCTCATGACTAGTAAGATGTCTTATTACCAAGTATTAagattttcttcaaaatttataTTAGATGTGTGAAACTGTTTGTCTTAGCAATTTAATGATTTAGTAATTAGAAATGTGTCTGTGCAAAGCAAAACAACTTGCAATAAAGCAAAACATTGGTTTTTACAGGAGAAAAGGGCGGAAGAGATGGGGGAAATGATAGCAGCAGTGATGATTTTGAGGGTGATGCTGGAGATGCATGTAAAAAGTCCCAGCACCTTGATGGGATTGACAGTGCTTCAGATGACTCCAATACCACAGAGCTGAAAGACATCCCTACTGAAATTGATTTTGAGGAGGAAGCAGACATAGCAAGAAAAGTTCTAAAAAATTTGACCATGCCCTCTGGTACAGTAACTGCTGTTGATAATTCTGCATTGCCCAAAGGTAACAAGGAGCCAACTATTGATTTTGAGGAGGAAGCAGACATTGCAAGAAAAGTTCTAAAAAAGTTTACCACACCCTCTGGTACAGTAACTACTGTTGATGATTCTGCACTGCCCGTAAGCAACAAGGAGCCAACTATTGAAGAATCTGCTAATGAGACTAGTAAGTTATCTTCCGAGACTGCGCCTAATAAATTATCTTCTGAAAGTGCCAGTGCATCAGATGTTGCTAAACCACAAACGGAAGAAGTAGATGATTTGCATAGAACAATTTTCATCAGCAACCTTCCTTTTGAGATCACtaatgaagaagtcaaacaaagGTTTTCTGCTTTCGGGCAAGTGCAATCTTTTGTCCCAGTTCTTCATCCACTTACCAAGTACGTTTCTAATACCtttttaatataattcctacCTTTCGCTATTATACTGGAAACTTAACATGATATATGTTGTGGCAGGCGACCAAAAGGAACTGGCTTTCTCAAGTTTAAGACAATAGATGCAGTGAATTCTGCTGTTTCAGCTGGTAGTGCTGCATCTGGCTTGGGAATTTTTCTCAAGGGTAGACAACTGACAGTCTTCCAGGCTTTGGATAGAAAATCGGCTCACGAGAAGGAAGAAAATATGGCCAAAAAAGAGGACATAGACCACCGCAATCTCTATTTGGCAAAGGTTTTTCCTTTTAGAAACGACCTTCCTTTTCTTTCCTTGCTTAATCTATATCATAGTTTTCTGTGTCTCGTGGTAACTGTGATGTACTGTCCTGAATGGTTGGAATTTTCTTTCATTCAAATCATAACAGGAAGGTCTTATTCTTGCGGGAACTCCAGCTGCAGAAGGGGTTTCAGCTAATGATATGTCAAAACGCCAAATGTAAGATTTGTTGTTTTTTATAATCCCCTAGATGCTGACTATTTAGAGTCTGGCAATTGGACGTTACAATTGGTTCTTACCAGTCTTCTTTGCACAAAATTTCTAAGTCAGTTTGATGTGATCATCAATTCTATTTTAGCTACtttttttggaaataaaaaagCCTATGCTTATATTAATTTTCTGTTTATAGTTCTCATCTACTTTTAATTGTATCTTCTTAAAAGTTTTAAGCAGGGATAAGAAAAAAGGGAAACCTACAAGCTTTGAAATCTATTTAGGAATATCCTGTCAAAAAGGGAAAAGAACTCGGTTAGAAGTTTGACATGACAAGAGGATTACCTTGCTTTGTAGTTTTTAACAGGTTATGAGCAAATTGCATTGGTGCTGCTTCGGCATTCAGATGCTGATTACTATTCCCAGTTTCATATTtgtatttattaatttttctgAAACCATGCAGGTTGGAGAGGAGCAAGGCGATGAAGCTTAAATCTCCAAATTTTCATGTTTCAAAGACAAGATTAGTTATGTACAATTTGCCAAAGTCCATGACTGAAAAACAGCTTAAGAAACTTTGTATGGATGCTGTTACCTCACGAGCTAAGCTACAAAAACCTGTGATTCGACAGGTTAGATTGTAGTTACGTTTGTTGCTTATGAGTGgtggttttatttttgttttataaagTTTTCCCTtgttttgtccaaaaaaaaaaattgaagttttCTGTTGTATATGGTGTTGAGCATGCAGATAAAGTGCTTGAAGGATGTGAAAAAGGGAAAGATTGTCGCAAAGAACCACTCTCGCGGTGTTGCTTTCATTGAGTTTACAGAGCACCAGCATGCCCTTGTGGCTCTGAGAGTTCTTAACAACAATCCTGGTAAGTTTACATTATCAACCGAATTCACCATTTCATCAtgttggattttttttcttttctttttgacatATATTCTAATTTATTGTGATACTACTTGCAGAAACTTTTGGTTCAGAACATCGGCCAATTGTGGAGTTTGCACTTGATAATGTTCAGAAATTGAGAGCACGTCAGGTATCACAACAAACTCAGCAGCATGCCGCTAATGGTAATCAGAAAGAGGGGCGGCAATTTGATCACTCAAATAGAGCAGATGCCCACCCAAGCAAGAAGTTTGAAAACCGGAGAGACAAAGGTGACAAGCGAAAACTGGATGAGGTAGTACCAAATAAAGAGGGTGAAGTGGAAAATAGGGGAAGTGATGGAGCTGCCACTGAAGGGCAGAGATTTCCCAAGAGGCAGAAGAATGGTTCAGATAGAAAGGCAGAAaagatttcatcaaaaaaagtACTGGGAGGCTTATCGGTAGAAGGTTCAAAACGTGAAAGTCATCATCAAGATGGCAGGAAGGCTGGCGGTGGAAGATCGTTTGCAGGTGAAATCAAGGCAGTTGATGCGCCCACATCAATATCTTCGAGAAAGACAGATGTGGAACCAAAGAAGAGGAAGCTGCAGGAGCAAAATTACACGGAGGGAGGAGAGAACATGATGAGAAGAAGAAGGCCGAAGAATAAAGACCCAACAGGGCGGGATGTTACAGATAAACTTGACATGCTGATTGAAAAATATAGATCCACGTTCTCAAATCAGAATTCCTTCCAAAAAGGTGGCGGAAGGCAAGATTCAATTAGAAAATGGATTGATTAATTCCAAGTTGGTTTTGTAAAATTCCATGACGAATGTGTTAACAGATGAGTAGAAAGCAATTGCTTGGATACGCAGTTGCTataaattttgtgtttgttaaATTTTGACAATATTGATCAAGGTGTAATATCTATTATCTGCTCCATTTCTTTTTGTCAACATCTAATTTCGGCTGTAGCTCTTGGTCAGGTGCTGGCCGTCTTACCTACAAAAACAGAAACACAAAAGAGATGTACAATTGATTAGTTGGTTTTGTACTCGGTTATGCTCAACTGTCATTGGATTCAGATCGAGGTGAAAACTAATGAGGCAGTTTGAATGgatttatttgtctaattagTTTTCAGATTCAAATCCAATGGCAGCTAGAGTACTATTAACTTACAATGTATTTTACTCTCAGTAATTAATAAAATCACCAAAGCTGAAGGCCAGCCTATTAAATACTTACGTATCCTTTTCTGGCGCCTTTGGTCCTTTTGATAACCAAGGCATTGAGTAAGCTCCTTGTTTTAGCATTCGGCGcgttttcctttgtttcaaaATTAACTCAGAATGGCAGAGGCAGAGCTACTTCCTGCTACCATCAATGGCAGATGGcaccatcaccaccacaacCTCCTCCTATGCTCTGTTTTTTCTCTGTTCCTCATTTATTTCTCTCTGACCctatttttattatatatacATTCCTATACAAACCCTACCTCTACTCAATTCTGCTCAAACTCGGCATTGTGAAAACCCTGCTTCATCCTTTGAGTCTAACTTTTCCTTGAAGAAACTTAAAGGTCCAGTGATCATCCGCCAATTTAAGGTACACCCTCTTTGTTCTTGAtaatttctctcttctttctgaTTTTACTGTAGGATATGAGACAGATTACCAATTTTGGAGtgagttttgggttttgttttgctTTTCACTTTTTATGTTGTAGCTTGCATTGAGTATTACTGACATTTTAGTGCGGTTTTGGtataggaattttttttttttttttgctttgtaaTTTGGTTAAGAATATATTTATGCAACCAGCAGGAAGATGAAGAACCCTGATTTTTGTTACTAGTTCTTAACTTATGAGCAGCTGTTAGACCAATATATATTAGATTTAGTTATTTAGAAGTAATAAAAGAGCCAAGAAAAAATTACAACAATTCTAGTACTTTGTTGGACAGAGGGACATCAGCTAgatttacttttactttctTGCTTTGTTGTGAATGTGGTTCATTCTTCAAGCAGTATAAAAATGTGTTCTCACTCTTACACCCATGCAGATTGTAAAATGGCACCATATTGTCAAATTCGTTGTAGTGTGCTGCCAATGTTGGAAACAATGCAGCTACTTAAGGAAAGCCACTTGGAGTTGCTTCAGAAGACTCCATTTTGGCCATTGTTAGAAGCATTTCACAATGGCACCATTTCAGAATTACAATGCAAGGATTGTCGAACTCCCATACTAAAGATCATCAAAACTTTTAACCCAGAGACCGCGACCTTTCACTTTGGTACTAGAGCCATATCTATAAACACAGAAGACATCTCTCAGATTCTTGGACTGCCACAACATGGTGACACAGTCCGATTCGGTCATCTGGTTTATCGTAGATCATACAAGTCAGACTTTACTGAGAGACATTTTAAGGGAACAGACAGGGTGAGCCACAAACTGCTACATGGTCTACTATTAAAGTTACTGAATAGGAAAGAACAAACGGATATAGAAGATGTTGTACGTCTCACCCTAATGGAGTTGTTCATCACATTCCTGTTCGCCCGATCACATCTTCAATTGGTTCTAGTGAAGTATTGTGATGAATTTGACAAACTTTCAAGGTATTCATGGGCAGCAGCAGTGGGAGAATTCCTAAACAAATCTTTGAAAGCCCAGAGCAAAGTTGAAATTAAGGGATGCGCGCTTCTCATTCCAGTAAGTGCAATACAattctaatatgattattatcATTTTCGACATCTTTTGGGTTTTGCCATTATGACTTCTGTTATGCAATGTTTTCTTGCATGTGCATACAGCTTTGGTTGTGTGAGAAAACAAATATTACACAACCAATCAGTGGGAGGGAGATCATCGAGGGCAACACACCATCCCTAATCAGATGGAGTCTTCCGGAACTGAACATCAAAATGCAAGAAATAACCATTTGCGAAATTGAGGTAACAAATGAACATCTAACACTGTTAATGAATAATAGTTGCATAAAAGTTCATGTATTATTACTTTTAATCAGTGATCACTGGTACTGATATCCAATTTCTTTGGCTTATGAACTGTACAGCGTTTGTTCGAGGTGCAAAATGGGATCGAAGTAGAAATAAAACCTGAACATGAAAATCAtgaaggagaagaggaagaggtaATCAAATCACTGTTAATCATATGTTTTTTTTACCAAATCTATGCATTTGTATTTCACTCTAAATGAAACTAAATCATGAGTTGGTCATATTACATGTTACTCATATGTACTAAATACATATGACTGACTACTTTTTACCTTGCCTAATGTAACTGTCCAGCTAAAGAAGAAAGACACGAAGCAAAAGGGAAGAGAATTATACCAACCGTTACAAAAAGAAATAGTGGAAAGAAGAAAGGTACAGAAGAATGACTATGAATTAAAAGTGAAGAACAACTTCAAAGATAAACTTAAAGCAGAAGTTGATGGAGACATGGAGTTGATTGAGAAAGATCAGCTAGATCCTCAAGTCCCCTGCACTGCAATTCAATTGAGTCCAAGGGATGACAATGAGGTGCCGCAAGTTGAGCATCAAATGAGGCTTCCTATGGAAGGAACTGGAGTGAAAGTTAGAAAGCAGCAACTGGATCCAGATTTTGTG is a genomic window containing:
- the LOC133736937 gene encoding uncharacterized protein LOC133736937 isoform X1, which produces MDPSPKKTFGSSKPEAQLVGPNENPKGCKPTLSGFSSTPFARRAGAETEAEAEMGKKKSKDGSHPRTETEHCTSTVFVSNLPYSFTNSQLEETFSEVGPIRRCFMVTKKGSTEHRGFGFVQFAVTTDADRSVELKNGVSVGGRKIAVKHAMHRAPFEQRRSKKDQGSELDETMNSKNGKDGDNPKEGNGASNLDTREIKLDKTMKSKNDKDAGNLKKEKDASKLEEKEKTVKSRKPVAPCKDVVAKVGGSEKQRVARTVIFGGLLNAGMAEDVHRQAREVGDVCSITYPFPREELQQHGLVQDGCKMDASAVLYNSVKSAHASVAMLHQKEIKGGIVWARQLGGEGSKTRKWKLIVRNLPFKAKVSDIKDMFSSAGFVWEVYIPQNSDTGMSKGFAFVKFTHRQDAENAIKKFNGQKLLKRPIAVDWAVPKQIYGSGNDTLASEDGEKGGRDGGNDSSSDDFEGDAGDACKKSQHLDGIDSASDDSNTTELKDIPTEIDFEEEADIARKVLKNLTMPSGTVTAVDNSALPKGNKEPTIDFEEEADIARKVLKKFTTPSGTVTTVDDSALPVSNKEPTIEESANETSKLSSETAPNKLSSESASASDVAKPQTEEVDDLHRTIFISNLPFEITNEEVKQRFSAFGQVQSFVPVLHPLTKRPKGTGFLKFKTIDAVNSAVSAGSAASGLGIFLKGRQLTVFQALDRKSAHEKEENMAKKEDIDHRNLYLAKEGLILAGTPAAEGVSANDMSKRQMLERSKAMKLKSPNFHVSKTRLVMYNLPKSMTEKQLKKLCMDAVTSRAKLQKPVIRQIKCLKDVKKGKIVAKNHSRGVAFIEFTEHQHALVALRVLNNNPETFGSEHRPIVEFALDNVQKLRARQVSQQTQQHAANGNQKEGRQFDHSNRADAHPSKKFENRRDKGDKRKLDEVVPNKEGEVENRGSDGAATEGQRFPKRQKNGSDRKAEKISSKKVLGGLSVEGSKRESHHQDGRKAGGGRSFAGEIKAVDAPTSISSRKTDVEPKKRKLQEQNYTEGGENMMRRRRPKNKDPTGRDVTDKLDMLIEKYRSTFSNQNSFQKGGGRQDSIRKWID
- the LOC133736937 gene encoding uncharacterized protein LOC133736937 isoform X2 translates to MDPSPKKTFGSSKPEAQLVGPNENPKGCKPTLSGFSSTPFARRAGAETEAEAEMGKKKSKDGSHPRTETEHCTSTVFVSNLPYSFTNSQLEETFSEVGPIRRCFMVTKKGSTEHRGFGFVQFAVTTDADRSVELKNGVSVGGRKIAVKHAMHRAPFEQRRSKKDQGSELDETMNSKNGKDGDNPKEGNGASNLDTREIKLDKTMKSKNDKDAGNLKKEKDASKLEEKEKTVKSRKPVAPCKDVVAKVGGSEKQRVARTVIFGGLLNAGMAEDVHRQAREVGDVCSITYPFPREELQQHGLVQDGCKMDASAVLYNSVKSAHASVAMLHQKEIKGGIVWARQLGGEGSKTRKWKLIVRNLPFKAKVSDIKDMFSSAGFVWEVYIPQNSDTGMSKGFAFVKFTHRQDAENAIKKFNGQKLLKRPIAVDWAVPKQIYGSGNDTLASEDGEKGGRDGGNDSSSDDFEGDAGDACKKSQHLDGIDSASDDSNTTELKDIPTEIDFEEEADIARKVLKNLTMPSGTVTAVDNSALPKVTTVDDSALPVSNKEPTIEESANETSKLSSETAPNKLSSESASASDVAKPQTEEVDDLHRTIFISNLPFEITNEEVKQRFSAFGQVQSFVPVLHPLTKRPKGTGFLKFKTIDAVNSAVSAGSAASGLGIFLKGRQLTVFQALDRKSAHEKEENMAKKEDIDHRNLYLAKEGLILAGTPAAEGVSANDMSKRQMLERSKAMKLKSPNFHVSKTRLVMYNLPKSMTEKQLKKLCMDAVTSRAKLQKPVIRQIKCLKDVKKGKIVAKNHSRGVAFIEFTEHQHALVALRVLNNNPETFGSEHRPIVEFALDNVQKLRARQVSQQTQQHAANGNQKEGRQFDHSNRADAHPSKKFENRRDKGDKRKLDEVVPNKEGEVENRGSDGAATEGQRFPKRQKNGSDRKAEKISSKKVLGGLSVEGSKRESHHQDGRKAGGGRSFAGEIKAVDAPTSISSRKTDVEPKKRKLQEQNYTEGGENMMRRRRPKNKDPTGRDVTDKLDMLIEKYRSTFSNQNSFQKGGGRQDSIRKWID